CCGCACCGTCCCCGCCAGGGCGCGCAGTCCCCGCTCGCCCTGGGTGAGACCGGCCTCCCAGGCGGGTCCCCGATCCCGGAACACGGGTGTGACGACGAGGGTGTTGGCGAGCAGACCGGCCGCGTCCTCCCGGTTGGCGTCGAGGAGCCGCTGCGCGCGGAGCATCGCCTCGGGCGAGCGGTCGAGGAGATACACGAGCGTGTCCTCCCGGCGGGCCAGCTGAGCGGTGACGTCACGGGCCACCGAGGCCGAGCCGCTGAGGGGATCCGGGCGGGCCGCCAGCGCGCGTACGGTCACCAGACCGTCACCGACGAGCCCGCGGAACGTGGGTGCCCGCTCGGCCAGCACCGCCGTGAGCAGCGCGGTGTCCTCGAGGATCGCGCCCAACCTCGGACCGTTGCCCTCGAGCGCGGTGGCCACGCTGTCCCCGAACGAGGCGAGTGACTCGGGGTCCAGCGCCCGCAGCGAGGTGTCGATGTCCGCGATGAGGTGCTCGATCGCCGCGGGTTGCTCGTCCTCGGGTACCAGCAGCTCACCACCCTCTCCGAGGTAGGGTCCGGTGCCACTCGTCGGCCGGACGTCGAGCCGGTTGTCTCCCAACGCCGTACTGGTCACCACCCGGGCGTGGGCACTGACGGGGATCCGGGTGCCGTCGATGATCCTCAACCCGAGCTGGACCCCGCCGGTCCCGTCGAGCACGGCGTCCTGGACCTCGCCCACGTCCACGCCGCGGTA
This Dietzia psychralcaliphila DNA region includes the following protein-coding sequences:
- a CDS encoding MlaD family protein; the protein is MNRHIVAQALLFAFISVVAIGYGIRYIGEDADVASGFRVVAHVEDARGVGPGVRVTYRGVDVGEVQDAVLDGTGGVQLGLRIIDGTRIPVSAHARVVTSTALGDNRLDVRPTSGTGPYLGEGGELLVPEDEQPAAIEHLIADIDTSLRALDPESLASFGDSVATALEGNGPRLGAILEDTALLTAVLAERAPTFRGLVGDGLVTVRALAARPDPLSGSASVARDVTAQLARREDTLVYLLDRSPEAMLRAQRLLDANREDAAGLLANTLVVTPVFRDRGPAWEAGLTQGERGLRALAGTVRNGRADFQLVATQGPVCVYPYQPRDVLDHSPREPNLRLYCPPGEDLEQRGSRAAPRPNDEGLAGATEPGTRIGPDMAVDPLLVPTGKEIAAYWATMMEGLRDGG